In Zunongwangia profunda SM-A87, the following proteins share a genomic window:
- a CDS encoding FAD-binding and (Fe-S)-binding domain-containing protein, with the protein MEKNLQQLAARLDGQLYDDKLWRSIYATDASVYRELPLAVCYPKNKQDLKELILFAKENNTSLIPRTAGTSLAGQCVGKGIVVDVSKHFTKILSLDTINKTVSLQPGVIRDDLNRMLKEHGLFFGPNTSTSNRCMVGGMVGNNSSGTTSIKYGTTREKTVALKTILSDGSEAEFKAISKQEFQQKLKLDNLEGNIYRTIFDILSSEENKKEIIEEFPPRELHRRNTGYALDELIYSEVFSEDSAEPINICHLLAGSEGTLAFTTEITLQLDDLQPPEAAMIASHYRSIEDCLQDVASTMEHSLFTCEMMDKTILDCTKQNIKYRENRFFIEDDPEAILMLEVRANTADELQEKTQGLLETLEENGLSYANPILHGEQINMASELRKAGLGLLANIVGDKKAVACIEDTAVALPVLADYINEFSQIMKAYGQNAVYYAHAGAGELHLRPILDLKKKEDVVLFRKITTDVAKLVKKYNGSMSGEHGDGRVRAEFVEMMIGAKNYALLKQIKATFDPQNILNPGKIIDAPAMDTSLRYQPDRIEPEIKTLMNFDENQGILRLAEQCNGSGDCRKSADSGGTMCPSYRATKDEKDTTRARANTLREFLTNSDKENKFSHQEIKEAYDLCLSCKGCKSECPSSVDVAALKAEFQYQYQKEYGFSNRSKAFANNGKMNKMASKIPGLANFMFTNSITAGLAKKVMGLAPQRSLPKLAKITLEAYYKKNKTRLVPNNPIKSVYFFNDEFTNYLDAEIGIDALELLSTLNYKVLFVDHEESGRAHISKGFLEEAKTMANKNISIFSDLVSEETPLIGLEPSAVLSFRDEYLRLANDRKKAQELAANSFLIEEFLKKEIALGNIKKEQFTSEEKNIKIHGHCHQKALSNTAVTFDILNLPVNYKVTIIPSGCCGMAGSFGYEKEHYEVSMAVGEQTLFPAVRKATQETIISANGTSCRHQIYDGTKRIAEHPVSILRKALKANN; encoded by the coding sequence ATGGAAAAGAATCTTCAGCAATTAGCAGCACGTTTAGACGGCCAGTTATACGATGATAAATTATGGCGTTCTATTTATGCCACAGATGCATCGGTTTACCGAGAATTACCCTTAGCAGTTTGTTATCCAAAAAATAAGCAGGATTTAAAGGAGCTTATTCTTTTTGCCAAAGAAAATAATACCTCGTTAATACCAAGAACGGCAGGTACTTCCCTGGCGGGACAATGTGTAGGGAAAGGGATCGTCGTAGATGTCTCTAAACATTTCACAAAAATTTTAAGTCTCGATACCATAAATAAAACGGTAAGCCTTCAACCTGGTGTAATTAGGGACGATCTAAATCGAATGCTAAAGGAACACGGACTTTTCTTTGGTCCCAATACTTCTACCTCTAATCGTTGCATGGTTGGCGGGATGGTAGGTAATAACAGTAGTGGAACTACCTCAATTAAATACGGTACAACCCGAGAAAAAACAGTGGCTTTAAAGACGATCCTTAGTGATGGTAGTGAGGCTGAGTTTAAGGCGATCTCTAAACAAGAATTTCAGCAAAAGCTGAAATTAGATAATTTAGAGGGCAATATTTACAGAACTATTTTTGATATTCTTTCTTCAGAAGAAAATAAAAAAGAGATCATCGAAGAATTTCCCCCAAGGGAATTACATCGTCGGAATACTGGATATGCGCTAGACGAATTGATTTATTCTGAGGTCTTTTCTGAAGATTCTGCTGAGCCAATAAATATTTGTCATCTTCTTGCCGGAAGTGAAGGAACTTTAGCCTTTACAACAGAGATTACCTTGCAATTAGATGATTTACAACCTCCAGAGGCGGCGATGATCGCTTCGCATTATCGTAGTATCGAAGATTGCTTGCAAGACGTAGCTTCGACCATGGAGCATTCCTTATTTACTTGCGAAATGATGGATAAAACCATTCTGGATTGTACCAAACAAAACATAAAATATCGTGAGAATCGATTTTTTATTGAAGATGATCCTGAAGCTATTTTGATGTTAGAGGTAAGGGCGAATACGGCTGATGAATTACAGGAGAAGACGCAAGGTTTACTGGAAACGCTGGAAGAAAATGGATTAAGCTATGCAAACCCAATTTTACATGGGGAACAAATAAACATGGCTTCAGAATTAAGAAAGGCAGGATTAGGCTTATTAGCAAATATCGTTGGTGATAAAAAAGCCGTAGCCTGTATCGAGGACACAGCCGTGGCCTTACCGGTACTGGCAGATTATATAAATGAATTTAGTCAAATCATGAAGGCCTATGGACAAAATGCCGTGTATTATGCACATGCCGGCGCCGGAGAACTTCATTTACGCCCGATTCTGGATCTTAAGAAAAAAGAAGATGTAGTGCTTTTTAGAAAAATCACTACAGATGTGGCGAAACTGGTAAAAAAATACAATGGTTCTATGAGTGGGGAGCACGGTGATGGTCGTGTTCGTGCTGAGTTCGTAGAAATGATGATAGGCGCAAAAAATTATGCCCTTTTAAAACAGATAAAGGCTACGTTTGATCCTCAAAACATCTTAAATCCCGGAAAAATTATTGATGCGCCGGCGATGGACACATCGCTAAGGTATCAGCCCGATCGAATAGAACCTGAAATAAAAACCCTGATGAATTTTGATGAAAATCAGGGAATATTACGTCTGGCCGAGCAGTGTAATGGTAGTGGAGATTGCAGAAAATCTGCTGATAGTGGCGGAACAATGTGTCCAAGCTATCGTGCTACCAAAGACGAAAAAGATACCACCAGGGCACGGGCTAATACCTTACGGGAATTCTTAACCAACTCAGATAAAGAGAATAAATTTAGCCACCAGGAGATCAAAGAAGCTTATGATCTTTGTTTAAGTTGTAAAGGCTGTAAAAGTGAATGCCCCAGTAGTGTAGATGTGGCTGCATTAAAGGCTGAATTTCAATATCAGTACCAAAAGGAATACGGTTTTTCGAATAGAAGCAAGGCTTTTGCTAATAATGGTAAGATGAATAAAATGGCGTCTAAAATTCCCGGACTGGCCAATTTTATGTTTACCAATAGTATTACCGCTGGCCTGGCGAAAAAAGTGATGGGGTTAGCTCCACAAAGAAGTCTGCCAAAGTTGGCTAAAATTACTTTAGAAGCCTATTATAAAAAAAATAAAACACGCCTGGTTCCGAATAACCCCATAAAGTCGGTGTATTTTTTTAATGATGAATTTACCAATTATCTGGATGCTGAAATTGGAATCGATGCATTAGAATTGCTAAGTACACTGAATTATAAAGTATTATTTGTAGATCATGAAGAAAGTGGTAGGGCACATATTTCTAAAGGCTTTTTAGAAGAAGCAAAAACAATGGCCAATAAAAATATCTCAATCTTTAGTGATCTTGTTTCCGAAGAAACCCCTTTAATTGGCCTAGAACCTTCAGCTGTATTATCCTTTAGGGATGAGTATTTACGATTGGCAAACGATCGAAAAAAAGCTCAGGAATTAGCTGCTAATAGTTTTCTTATTGAAGAATTTCTAAAAAAAGAAATTGCTTTGGGGAATATTAAAAAAGAACAATTCACTTCCGAAGAGAAAAACATAAAAATTCATGGCCACTGTCATCAGAAAGCCTTATCTAATACAGCGGTTACCTTTGATATTCTAAATTTACCAGTGAATTATAAGGTTACGATCATTCCTTCGGGCTGCTGCGGAATGGCAGGAAGTTTCGGATATGAAAAAGAACATTATGAGGTAAGTATGGCCGTTGGTGAACAAACCTTATTTCCTGCGGTAAGGAAAGCCACTCAGGAAACAATTATCTCAGCAAACGGCACCAGTTGCAGGCATCAAATTTATGATGGCACGAAGCGTATTGCGGAGCATCCCGTAAGTATATTAAGGAAAGCGCTTAAAGCTAATAATTAA
- the bshA gene encoding N-acetyl-alpha-D-glucosaminyl L-malate synthase BshA, translating to MRIAIVCYPTFGGSGVVATELGLALSRRGHEVHFITYKQPVRLDQLSSSVKFHEVHVPKYPLFHYQPYELALSSKLVNMVKLHDIEVLHVHYAIPHAYAGYMAKKMLEEQGINIPMVTTLHGTDITLVGNHPFYKPAVTFSINASDMVTSVSESLKQDTLDLFEIKKDIKVIPNFIDVSKYQQKAFTDCQREMMAEGDEKIITHISNFRKVKRIQDTVKVFYEIQKKIKSRLMMVGEGPEKEKAEALAEELGIQDKVMFLGQSHEIDKILCFSDLFLLTSKRESFGLAALEAMINSVPVISTNTGGLPEVNEQGVSGYLCDVGDVKEMAKKAISILSDHNTLRTFKQNAYKVAARFDINQIVPMYEDLYTELLEESIKKVEN from the coding sequence ATGAGAATAGCAATTGTTTGTTATCCCACCTTTGGTGGTAGTGGAGTAGTAGCTACAGAGCTTGGTTTAGCACTTTCCAGAAGAGGTCATGAAGTTCATTTTATAACTTATAAACAGCCGGTAAGACTAGATCAACTTTCCAGCAGTGTTAAATTTCATGAAGTTCATGTACCAAAATATCCACTTTTTCATTATCAGCCATACGAGCTTGCCTTAAGCAGTAAACTGGTAAATATGGTTAAATTACATGATATAGAAGTGCTACATGTGCACTATGCAATTCCACATGCCTACGCTGGTTATATGGCTAAAAAGATGCTGGAAGAACAAGGGATAAATATCCCCATGGTAACTACGTTACATGGTACAGATATCACTTTGGTAGGAAATCATCCTTTTTATAAGCCTGCAGTTACCTTTAGTATAAATGCAAGCGATATGGTAACCTCGGTCTCTGAAAGTTTAAAACAGGATACTCTGGATCTTTTTGAAATTAAAAAAGACATTAAGGTGATTCCCAATTTTATAGATGTATCTAAGTATCAGCAGAAAGCCTTTACGGATTGCCAACGTGAAATGATGGCCGAAGGTGATGAAAAAATTATTACACACATCAGCAATTTCAGGAAAGTAAAAAGGATACAGGATACGGTTAAGGTTTTCTATGAGATCCAGAAGAAAATAAAATCCCGATTAATGATGGTAGGGGAAGGACCAGAAAAAGAAAAAGCAGAAGCGCTGGCAGAAGAGCTTGGTATTCAGGATAAAGTAATGTTTTTAGGACAAAGTCATGAAATTGATAAGATTCTCTGTTTTTCTGACTTATTTTTACTGACTTCAAAAAGAGAGAGTTTTGGACTGGCTGCATTGGAGGCGATGATCAATAGTGTACCGGTAATCTCTACAAATACCGGTGGATTACCCGAGGTAAATGAACAGGGCGTTTCGGGATATTTATGTGATGTGGGGGACGTTAAAGAGATGGCTAAAAAAGCAATTTCAATTTTAAGTGATCATAACACGTTACGAACCTTTAAACAAAATGCCTATAAGGTGGCGGCGAGGTTCGATATTAACCAAATTGTCCCGATGTACGAAGATTTATACACAGAACTTTTAGAAGAGAGCATTAAAAAAGTGGAAAATTAA
- a CDS encoding (Fe-S)-binding protein: MAEAIKVPTMAEYMAEGKKPEVLFWVGCAGSFDDRAKKITKAFVKLLHEAGVDFAVLGTEESCTGDPAKRAGNEFLFQMQAATNIEVLNGYEIEKVVTACPHCFNTIKNEYPSLGGNYQVMHHTQFLKSLLNEGRLKVEGGKFKGKRITFHDPCYLGRANGEYEAPRDLLKKLEVELIEMRKCKSNGLCCGAGGAQMFKEPEPGDKDVNVARTEQAMETKPEVIAAGCPFCNTMMTDGVKSKEKEDSVAVMDVAEMIATAKDL; this comes from the coding sequence ATGGCAGAAGCGATTAAAGTGCCAACCATGGCAGAATATATGGCTGAAGGTAAAAAACCTGAAGTACTGTTTTGGGTTGGCTGTGCAGGAAGTTTTGACGATCGTGCCAAAAAAATAACTAAAGCCTTTGTAAAACTTTTGCACGAGGCAGGGGTTGATTTTGCAGTATTGGGGACAGAAGAAAGCTGTACCGGTGATCCTGCAAAACGTGCCGGGAACGAGTTTTTATTCCAGATGCAGGCAGCGACGAATATCGAGGTCTTAAATGGCTATGAAATTGAAAAAGTAGTTACCGCATGCCCTCACTGCTTTAATACCATTAAAAACGAATATCCTTCCCTGGGTGGCAATTACCAGGTAATGCACCATACGCAATTCCTTAAATCCTTGCTTAACGAAGGGCGATTAAAGGTTGAAGGCGGTAAATTTAAAGGGAAACGTATTACTTTTCATGATCCCTGTTATTTAGGAAGGGCGAATGGAGAGTATGAAGCTCCTCGTGATCTTCTTAAAAAACTGGAAGTTGAACTCATCGAAATGCGTAAGTGCAAAAGCAACGGATTATGTTGTGGTGCAGGGGGTGCACAAATGTTTAAAGAGCCGGAACCTGGCGATAAAGACGTTAATGTTGCCCGAACCGAGCAGGCGATGGAAACCAAGCCTGAAGTAATCGCTGCAGGTTGTCCTTTTTGCAATACGATGATGACAGATGGAGTTAAAAGTAAAGAAAAAGAAGACAGTGTAGCGGTTATGGATGTTGCCGAAATGATTGCAACCGCCAAAGACCTGTAA
- a CDS encoding glycoside hydrolase family 3 N-terminal domain-containing protein, whose translation MLRTIFRLFLPTFLFLFVFRVSAQNGNTPDPLLTKDSLAQKRWVESVYSGFSLEEKLGQLFMVDVFSNGSEAGIQKVRDLIKQNHIGGVIFSKGGPGREARITNEFQEISKTPLLVGMDAEWGLAMRLDSTFALPWNMTLGAIQNNKLIEEAGAAISRHTKRLGIHINFAPVVDINTNPLNPIIGNRSFGENKINVTEKALAFMRGMHREGILSSAKHFPGHGDTDQDSHKTLPSVNFPKERIEGIELYPYRELIKDSLSSVMVAHLNVPALGTQEGRPTSLSKKVVTEMLRENLQFKGLIFTDALNMRGASNYDEPGEIDLAAFKAGNDILLISENVPKSIEKLKSAYLSGEITEDRLAHSVKKILKAKYKAGLNHYKSVDEHFLYEELNSVRDDALYEKLMENAMTLIRNNKGMVPIKHLDKQKIAYVQLGDDDGTAFLQQLKKYTKVDHISAEKLPDLLYKLKDYNYVIVGFHKSNENPWKSYRFSSKDLLWLHEIARENNTLLSVFTSPYSLLDIHSTTNLQSILVAYQNSEVAQEKAAQVIFGAIGAKGKLPVSTGIEFPEGTGYDTRAIERLSYGVPETVGMNSFKLKKIDSIVNYAIAKKMTPGAQVLVARKGKVIYSKNFGFYTYEHIKPVSDTSVYDLASLTKILATLPLVMEQVEKGIIDFDTTLGEMMPIFRGTNKENIRLQDMLMHYARLKAWIPFYVPTIDAVTKRPSTLYYHETADDRFNTQVADHMFIREDMQDTIVDIIAKSDLNRKQEYKYSDLPFYILKYYLEGYYKTNLNNLTQDRFYNSLGANYTGYLPLTRFPLDEIIPTENDKLWRGQLVHGYVHDQGAAMQGGIGGHAGLFSNANDVAKIMQTYLQGGSYGGEKYLKPGTIEKFNTCYYCKENVRRGVGFDKPQIRGGGPACSCVSKSSFGHSGFTGTFAWADPEEELVYIFLSNRVYPDSTNRKLIYEDIRTKIQQVIYDAIDY comes from the coding sequence ATGTTAAGAACCATTTTCAGGTTATTCTTACCAACATTTTTATTTCTCTTTGTTTTTAGAGTATCTGCGCAAAACGGAAACACTCCTGATCCGTTATTGACTAAAGATAGTTTAGCGCAAAAAAGATGGGTAGAAAGTGTCTATTCCGGTTTTTCTCTTGAAGAAAAATTAGGGCAATTATTTATGGTAGATGTTTTTTCGAATGGAAGTGAAGCCGGTATTCAAAAAGTACGGGATCTCATTAAGCAAAATCATATTGGTGGAGTGATTTTCTCAAAAGGAGGCCCTGGTAGAGAGGCCAGGATAACTAATGAATTTCAGGAAATAAGTAAAACGCCTCTCCTGGTAGGTATGGATGCTGAATGGGGACTGGCCATGCGCCTGGATTCCACTTTTGCCCTTCCCTGGAATATGACTTTAGGCGCTATTCAGAATAATAAATTAATTGAAGAAGCCGGTGCAGCCATTTCCAGGCACACCAAAAGACTTGGTATTCATATTAATTTTGCTCCGGTAGTCGATATTAATACCAATCCGCTTAATCCCATCATCGGCAATCGTTCCTTTGGGGAAAACAAAATAAACGTTACAGAAAAAGCGCTGGCATTTATGCGCGGGATGCATCGGGAAGGTATATTATCAAGCGCAAAACATTTTCCAGGTCACGGTGATACCGATCAGGATTCCCATAAAACCTTACCATCGGTAAATTTTCCCAAAGAACGCATTGAAGGGATAGAATTATATCCTTATCGAGAGTTGATTAAGGACAGTCTTAGCAGTGTGATGGTAGCCCATTTAAATGTGCCAGCATTGGGTACTCAGGAAGGAAGGCCTACTTCGCTTTCCAAAAAAGTAGTAACCGAAATGCTTCGCGAAAATCTACAATTTAAAGGTTTGATTTTTACCGATGCTTTGAATATGCGTGGTGCTTCCAACTATGATGAACCGGGAGAAATTGATTTAGCTGCTTTTAAGGCTGGCAACGATATTTTATTAATTTCTGAAAATGTTCCTAAATCTATAGAAAAACTGAAATCGGCTTATCTCTCAGGTGAAATAACCGAAGATCGTTTGGCGCATTCCGTAAAAAAAATCTTAAAGGCTAAATATAAAGCTGGCTTAAACCATTATAAGTCGGTTGATGAACATTTCCTTTATGAAGAACTCAATAGCGTTCGGGATGATGCTTTATATGAGAAATTAATGGAAAATGCCATGACTTTAATTAGAAATAATAAAGGAATGGTTCCTATTAAACATCTGGATAAGCAGAAAATAGCTTATGTTCAATTAGGAGATGACGACGGTACGGCTTTTCTTCAGCAATTAAAAAAATACACGAAAGTAGATCATATTTCTGCAGAAAAATTACCCGATCTTTTATACAAGCTTAAGGATTATAACTATGTAATTGTTGGTTTCCATAAGAGTAATGAGAATCCGTGGAAATCATATCGATTTAGTAGTAAAGATTTGTTGTGGTTGCATGAAATTGCGAGAGAAAACAATACATTATTGTCAGTTTTCACAAGTCCATATTCTCTTCTGGACATTCACAGTACGACGAATCTGCAAAGTATTTTGGTGGCCTATCAAAATAGTGAAGTAGCTCAGGAAAAAGCAGCACAGGTAATTTTTGGAGCTATAGGAGCCAAAGGAAAATTACCGGTAAGCACCGGAATTGAATTCCCGGAAGGTACCGGTTATGATACAAGAGCGATTGAACGTTTAAGCTACGGTGTTCCCGAAACGGTAGGAATGAATTCTTTTAAATTAAAAAAGATTGATTCTATCGTTAATTATGCTATCGCCAAAAAAATGACTCCTGGCGCGCAGGTTTTAGTAGCTAGGAAAGGTAAGGTTATTTATAGTAAAAATTTCGGATTTTATACTTACGAGCATATCAAACCGGTATCAGACACTTCTGTTTATGATTTGGCATCATTAACTAAGATTTTAGCAACGCTTCCATTGGTTATGGAACAGGTGGAAAAAGGAATCATTGATTTCGATACGACCCTGGGCGAGATGATGCCTATTTTTAGAGGCACCAATAAGGAAAACATAAGATTGCAGGATATGCTAATGCATTATGCGCGCTTAAAAGCATGGATTCCATTTTACGTACCAACGATAGATGCCGTAACCAAAAGACCGTCTACATTATATTATCATGAAACTGCAGACGATCGTTTTAATACTCAGGTAGCTGATCACATGTTTATAAGGGAAGACATGCAGGATACCATTGTCGATATTATTGCCAAAAGTGATTTAAACCGAAAACAGGAATATAAGTATAGTGATTTACCTTTTTATATCCTTAAATATTATTTAGAGGGCTATTATAAAACCAATCTTAACAATTTAACCCAAGACAGGTTTTATAACTCTTTAGGAGCTAATTACACGGGATATTTACCGCTTACCAGGTTTCCTTTGGATGAAATAATCCCTACCGAAAATGATAAATTATGGCGCGGCCAACTGGTACACGGCTATGTTCATGATCAGGGTGCGGCTATGCAGGGTGGTATTGGCGGTCATGCAGGGTTATTTAGTAATGCCAATGATGTTGCTAAAATTATGCAAACCTATTTACAGGGGGGATCCTACGGTGGTGAAAAGTATCTAAAACCTGGTACCATTGAAAAATTTAATACTTGTTATTATTGCAAAGAAAATGTAAGGCGTGGGGTAGGTTTCGACAAACCACAAATTAGAGGCGGTGGCCCTGCCTGTTCCTGTGTTTCAAAAAGTAGCTTTGGGCATAGTGGATTTACCGGAACATTTGCGTGGGCAGATCCCGAAGAAGAATTGGTTTATATATTTTTATCGAATAGGGTTTACCCCGATTCTACAAACAGAAAACTGATTTATGAAGATATTCGAACCAAAATTCAGCAGGTTATTTATGATGCTATCGATTATTAA
- a CDS encoding MlaD family protein — translation MKISNEVKTAILAIVAIVLLIFGYSFLKGKNLLDSSRTFYAVYDEVEGLSPSSAVTINGLKVGQVTDINFLNKQGQLLVTFTVEKDFNFSKNSTAQVYGGGIIGGKSLAIVPEYESGSIAKSGDTLQSNVEEGIMELVNERLTPLQQKLERTVVSADSLLTSINDLLNDSTTYNINNTFKNLNQTMRSLKSTSGALEGIVQGNAENLNQTFDNLNTMSGNFKTVSDSLKAINLGQITDDLETVVADFRGIADNLNNGEGTAGKLLNDDKVYNNLDRATKQLEELLQDIKLNPKRYVHFSVFGKNPGPYDEPKDSLK, via the coding sequence TTGAAAATTTCTAATGAGGTTAAAACCGCTATCCTTGCTATAGTCGCTATTGTACTATTAATTTTTGGATATAGCTTTCTAAAAGGTAAGAACTTACTTGATTCCAGTCGAACATTTTACGCTGTTTACGACGAGGTTGAAGGATTATCACCATCATCTGCGGTTACCATAAATGGTTTAAAAGTAGGTCAGGTTACAGATATTAATTTCCTAAATAAACAAGGACAACTATTAGTGACGTTTACGGTGGAAAAAGATTTCAATTTTTCTAAAAACAGTACGGCCCAGGTTTATGGAGGAGGAATTATTGGTGGAAAATCTTTAGCCATTGTACCGGAATATGAATCGGGGAGTATAGCAAAATCGGGAGATACCCTTCAGAGTAATGTTGAAGAAGGCATTATGGAACTGGTGAATGAAAGACTTACGCCACTTCAGCAGAAATTAGAGCGTACCGTAGTAAGTGCAGATTCCCTGTTAACGTCGATCAATGACCTTTTAAATGATAGTACGACCTATAATATCAATAATACATTTAAAAACCTGAATCAAACCATGCGCTCTTTAAAGAGTACAAGTGGAGCTTTAGAAGGTATAGTACAGGGAAATGCTGAAAATTTAAATCAGACTTTTGATAACCTTAATACAATGTCTGGTAACTTTAAAACAGTTTCAGATTCTTTAAAAGCTATAAATCTTGGTCAAATTACTGATGATTTAGAAACTGTAGTAGCCGACTTTAGAGGAATTGCGGATAATTTGAATAATGGTGAAGGAACAGCAGGAAAGCTGCTTAATGATGATAAAGTGTACAATAATTTAGATCGCGCTACCAAACAACTGGAAGAATTACTTCAGGATATAAAACTAAACCCAAAACGTTATGTTCATTTTTCTGTTTTTGGGAAAAATCCCGGGCCTTACGACGAGCCTAAGGATTCTTTAAAATAA
- a CDS encoding (Fe-S)-binding protein translates to MQIVAQILFLIALVFGIAFFARNIKRMLRNIKLGKTIDRSDHSSERWSKTLRIAFGQSKMVKKPVSGFLHVIVYLGFIIINIEVLEIIIDGLFGTHRILSFMGSFYNVLIGIFEVLALLVLVGVIIFWIRRNVLNIYRFLSRELKGWPKNDANYILYFEMVLMSLFLIMNATDYQLQINGAAHYAHESGIIGGFPISQFIAPLFESLSNSTLIIIERAAWWLHILGILFFLNYLYYSKHLHILLAFPNVYFSKLKPKGEMDNLEAVKKEVALMMDPNADPFAAPAEGEEEGEPEKFGASDVMDLNQVQLLNSYTCTECGRCTAECPANQTGKKLSPRKIMMDTRDRLEEVGEIINKNGKFEDDGKQLLDDYILREELWACTTCNACVEACPVGIDPLSIILDMRRYLVMEQSAAPNELATSLTNIENNGAPWPYNQMDRLNWAKEN, encoded by the coding sequence ATGCAAATCGTAGCACAGATTTTATTTTTAATAGCTCTAGTCTTTGGTATAGCCTTTTTTGCAAGGAATATTAAAAGAATGCTCAGAAATATAAAACTGGGCAAGACCATCGACCGGTCAGATCACTCTTCAGAGCGTTGGTCCAAAACTTTAAGAATTGCTTTTGGACAGAGCAAAATGGTTAAAAAACCAGTTTCCGGTTTTTTACATGTAATTGTTTATCTGGGCTTTATTATAATCAATATAGAAGTTTTAGAGATTATTATTGATGGTCTTTTTGGTACTCACCGTATACTTTCTTTTATGGGAAGTTTCTATAACGTTCTCATAGGGATTTTTGAGGTTTTAGCATTGCTAGTACTTGTAGGGGTGATAATTTTCTGGATTCGAAGAAATGTTCTTAATATTTATCGGTTTTTGAGTAGGGAACTAAAAGGCTGGCCTAAAAATGATGCTAATTACATTCTTTATTTTGAAATGGTACTGATGAGCCTTTTTTTGATCATGAATGCGACTGACTATCAGCTTCAGATAAATGGAGCGGCCCATTACGCGCATGAAAGCGGAATTATTGGAGGTTTTCCTATAAGTCAGTTTATCGCTCCATTGTTCGAAAGTTTATCCAACAGTACTTTAATTATTATTGAAAGAGCGGCTTGGTGGTTACACATACTGGGAATTTTATTTTTTCTGAATTACTTATATTATTCAAAACATCTTCATATTCTTTTAGCCTTTCCTAATGTGTATTTCTCTAAACTAAAACCAAAAGGAGAAATGGATAATCTGGAAGCTGTTAAAAAAGAAGTTGCTCTGATGATGGATCCCAATGCAGATCCTTTTGCGGCGCCTGCGGAAGGTGAGGAAGAAGGGGAACCGGAGAAATTCGGAGCTTCAGATGTAATGGATCTAAATCAGGTACAACTACTAAATTCGTATACCTGTACCGAGTGTGGGCGCTGTACCGCAGAATGTCCTGCTAATCAAACCGGTAAAAAATTGTCTCCACGAAAGATCATGATGGATACCAGAGACCGTTTGGAAGAAGTTGGAGAGATTATTAATAAAAACGGCAAATTTGAAGATGATGGCAAGCAATTGCTGGATGATTATATCTTAAGGGAAGAGCTTTGGGCATGTACAACATGTAATGCCTGTGTAGAAGCCTGCCCAGTAGGTATCGATCCGCTTTCTATTATTTTAGATATGCGTAGATACCTGGTAATGGAGCAAAGTGCCGCTCCTAACGAGTTAGCTACATCGTTAACCAATATTGAAAACAATGGCGCTCCCTGGCCTTATAATCAAATGGATCGATTAAATTGGGCTAAAGAAAATTAA